The genomic interval attgttaaacatgtattaattctcattattgcttgaACACTCTACGAtatctgaacaggttatgaaaagtatttactatgacccggcaaaccctggtgcttatgtgggtagagagggtttgaaaagagcatacttggaaaaaaccggggagatcctcaaaaatggtgaggccaatgactggctgctcgcccaggatacatacacgctacacaggcctgtagctatacattttaaaagaaatagagttattgttcatgatataaattcacaatttcagctggatttggttgacatgagtgcttacagtgtggaaaacgataacatgatatttatgttaacatgtatagatgtattaagcaaatacgcatggattcgcgtgctgagaaataaaagcgctatagaggtaaagcgagcatttgaagacatattaaaagaaggaagaacaccacaaaaagtccaaacggacaaggggaaggagttttttaattcacattttgaaatgttgatgaagaagtacaacataaaacattttgctacaggaaatgatgtcaaagcgagtatcgttgagaggtttaataaaacaattaaatcacgaatgtggaggtatctgacagcagccaacactcaccgctatgttgaggttattcaagatttagttcgtgggtacaaccatagctaccatcggtctattaagatgaagtctgctgatgtttgtgaagaaaatgttagattagttctcaagaacctgtatggcacaacattaacgagaaatggtaatcaaagctacaagttccaggttggggatactgtgagactctcaaagctgacaggtgcgtttacaaaaggctatgaaaaagagtacacagatgaatattttacaataacagaatgcattcctcgggtacctcctgtatatagaataaaagattacgatggcgatgtgatagttgggaccttttatgaacaggaattgctgaaaataatcgtggctaaggataaaacttttaaagtggaagcagttttgaatgagaatgtacagaaagggaggaaaatgtgtcttgtgaagtggcttggttggcctgagaaattcaacagctggataccatcggaacaagtggttgacctagaaaatggataaaactccaggatttacaggatcacgtcatttacattgactgcgatcagcatgggtgacggtggcttctacataacgctgcccacccatacggaaatgtaatatatgacATATATGTCCCTATATCGCTAGTGACACAGTCATATATGCTACATATAAGACAATATATTGCtatcacatatatacatatctcTAGATATATGTTGATATAGGTTTataacatatatacattttccatattaaataagtaccataccataccatcttcttccgcttatccggggccgggtcgcgggggcagcagtctaagcagggatgcccagacttccctctccccagacacttcctccagctcttccggggggacaccgaggcgttcccaggccagccgggagacatagtccctccagcgtgtcctaggtcttccccggggtctcctcccggtgggacgggaccggaacaccttcccaggaaggcgttccggaggcatccgaaaaagatgcccaagccacctcagctgacccctctcgatgtggaggagcagcggctctactctgagctcatCTCGGGTGACCgtgcttctcaccctatctctaagggatcgcccggccaccctgcggagaaagctcattttggccgcctggatccgggatcttgtcctttcgttcatgacccaaagctcatgaccataggtgagagtaggaacgtagattgactggtaaatcgagagcttcgccttgcggctcagctctttcttcaccacgacagaccgatacatcgactgcattactgcagaagctgcaccgatccgtctgtcaatctcccgttccatccttccctcactcgtgaacaagacccctagatacttaaactcctccacttgaggcaggcactctccaccaacctgaagtgggcaagccacccttttccgactgaggaccatggcctcggatttggaggtactgattttcatccccaccgcttcacactcggctgcaaaccgtcccagtgcatgctgaaggtcctggttagaaggggccaacacgacaacatcatctgcaaagagcagagacgaaattgtgtggtccccaaacctgacaccctccggcccctggctgcgcctagaaattctgtccataaaaattgcgaacagaaccggtgacaaagggcagccctgccggagtccaacatgcactgggaacaagtctgacttactgccggcaatgcggaccaagcttctgcttcggttgtacagggacctgacagcccttagcaaaggacccaggaccccatattccccaagcaccctccacaagatgccgcgagggacacagtcgaatgccttctccaaatccacaaaacacatgtagattggttgggcaaactcccatgaaccctccaacaccccgtagagggtatagatctggtccagtgttccacggcccgaaccgaaaaccacactgtttctcctgaatccgaggttctactatcggccgtattctcctctccagaaccctggcatagactttcccggggaggctgagaagtgtgatccccctatagttggaacacaccctccggtcccccttcttaaaaagagggaccaccaccccgggcTGCCATCCCAGTTAAacaattgtattaaatgtgttagactcaccagtaacctgtatgtggactggttcactgtactgggtgtagtagacagggtctcctctcccagctctacacctgtactgtcctccatcagagacactgacctggCTGAGTGTGTAGGAGGATCCAGAGGTTGTAACTACTGGTTCAGagtcttgtctgtgtctgtaccagtaaAACCTCCATCCAGAAGACTCTACAGTACAGGCCAGTGTCACACTGTCTCCTATCAATATGtccttttggtctgaactcagtGTGGCCTTTAGCTGATTAGCTAGATGTTTTCAATAAGTTTGTTTACCATTATTTACATGCACCATGACAACAACCAACATAACAACAAATTAGGGATGGAGTTTTAACAGTGAACTCACTGGTGACACTGATGTGGAGGGAAACACTGTGTTGTGACGACTGGGGACGATCTGTCCTCATCCCCTCACATCTGTACAGACCAGTCTGACCTGTCTTTATGATGGGGATGATGTACCTGACGGTTTTACTTGTCTGATTGGGaagtgtttggttgttttggtaCCATCAGTATGTCCAGCCTGTGTAGTCTgatatgtcacactgcagagtaacagtctctccagagtagaggagaccatgaggagagacacTCGCTGAGGCTGTTGGTAGAGCTGTAGAAACATACctattaatgaaaaaaatagaGTCACATCAATAATCTTTCCTAAGTATGATTTTAACTTGGTATAATAAAGTAACTGATGGAAAACTAAAATACTGAAACAGAATAAATAGACACATTTAGAGTCATAGGATTATGTGGATATTGAATATAAGTTGGTTTTAAAGGGATCTTACCAGTAACATCGATGGGGTGATTAGGactaatatacagtatttgttaacattgtttattgtgttttgtgtctATTTGTATGGacttctttccagcactgacttaaaataattaattgattagaaGACATTTAATACTACACTGTGTGGTTATTTCACCttgctcttttaaaatgtatgcacttactgtaagtcactctaaATAAAAGCATTcgctaaatgattaaaatgtgaaatcaatctaaacaataacataatttcATCAAGTAGTTTTCCCTGTCAAAGGTTGTATTTAAACCATGAACTGCATTATTgtgtttgtacttttttttcttAGGCCCTCCATGAATTGAATAGACTACAAATGGTAacctacattttaattattaattagttTCATTATCCTGTTAAAGGAGCCATATGAAAAATATTCActtaaatatttgcataaaaACAAGTGAAAATGACGAGATGACATCCAGAGTTAATATTTTAGttattgtttcaaatattttctacaaaatagTTTGGAGtacctgagatattccccatttaatcTTCCTCATTTGTCATCTACTCATACTCACTTTAAACACAGTACTATCCTCCCACacaaaaccaccctggactagttaatgcTATCCCctcacactaaaccatcctggactagttaatactatccccccacactaaaccaccctgcactagttaatactatccccccacactaaaccatcctgcaCTAGTTAATACTTtacccccacactaaaccatcctggactagttaatactatccccccacactaaaccacaaTGGaatagttaatactatccccccacactaaaccacctTGGACTAGTTAATaatatccccccacactaaacctccctggactagttaatactatccccccacactaaaccaccctggactagttaatactatccccccaccctaaaccatcctggactagttaatactatccccccacactaaaccaccctggactagttaatactatcccccaacactaaaccatcctggactagttaatactatccccccacactaaaccaccctggactagttaattctatccccccacactaaatcactctggactagttaatactatcacCCCACACAAAACCATCATGGACTTGTGAATACTATCACTTTACACTAAACCAcactggactagttaatactgtTATGGTCTTGTTTGGTtagtgaagaggaggagaaaacggtcgtatattatttaaattcagtcttattAACTTTAGAGACAGGATTCTACACCATACCCCTTTAACAAGTATCCTGTCTGCCAGGATCAGACATGAGGTCATGATTTCCATGTggtcttttgtttttcacaccattGCTGTTGATAGGTATTTATTTTCTTGTCCTTCATGATGTAAAGGGGACTCCCACCACAGCTAGCAACTGGATTTTTCCCACACGTCATGGACAGCTATTAAAGAACTCAGTTATACTTTGTAATCCTTATTGTCTGGATACTATTTCTTCTACATATCTAAACCTTGACAGTTGAATCTAAAATAATAACTTTGCTCTATACATCAGTTGGAGTCTAAACTCCATTATGAGATGCTAAACCTAAGATGAAGGTACATCCTTGTAGGTGTGTCTTGATCtaatgtcagtgttttgttcCCAGGTTTAATGCATTATGACTGACATGAGATAACAGGCCCTGACCAGGACAATGTTAAAACTCTATTATAAGTACTAAATATTTAGGTGGTCCGGTTGTGTTAAGATGAAGCTTTAGCACTTTATTTGAAGAATCCTGATCGTCCACCTAGGTGTGTAAATACCAACATGTTAGGCTGTTTACTTAGGGCTTGTTGACATTATGAGAGAAAGAATAAAACGTGAGATTGAGTTaacttattttgaataataatttcaattaCGTTTGAATTTACACTATCTGTCCacttttaaaaaataatgatatttaCACAGACCATAGACTCAGTATTAATAGTGTCTATCTGTCTACACCCTGACACCAGTAGAGACCCTGGTCAGACTCAGCAGCTCTACTGATCATGAGGGTTTCTCCTGttacagtgtgtctgtcagactggGATAATAACTTCCTTTGTGCCATTTATATCTCCAGTCAGTTTCAGACTCCACTGAACACGTTAATACAACTGTCTCTTCATGGTATAGAGGGTTTAGATTAACTTTAATGTAGCTTTGGGAAGGGctgcaataaaatacatttttttctttaaatgcaaaaagcattttaaaatgggTCCATGTGACATGTGATTATGAACATGTAGACAGtaagatgaaagagaaatgatTGTAAATCAGCTTGTCTGGTTTacaattgcattctgttttattttcccTTCTATGAAGCgtcacaacatttttggaaatggggttgcaTTACCCTACACATGTTacagaaacaatatttttacggatgatacacacacaactgaatCGTCTATTTCACATAAAGAACACAAGGAAAAGCTGTGTCAGAGACCAAGAGGATAAAGGTTGAAGACACTTAGTGAATTAATGAATATCTACCATTACCTTGAGGGTGACCACAGTAGTTGAGGGTACTCAACACTACAAAAAAGACAAATTGCATCATTACAGTACATTAgtaatgtaattaatgtaaacTGTGCTGCAGTAATAGAGTACTAATATTAACCTTAGTGAACTTTGTGTTCATaacaaacattcaaacacaaatacaaagtcAGTACTCACAGAGTAGAACACAGGGCCTTTCTCTGAACAACAGTCCTCCTTACAAACCCTGCCGTGCCAATCACCAGCAGCATTTAGGAGAAGTCCTGACGTCTGGCCCCTGCTGGATGGTTTAGTTACGTTTGTACGTGTATCACCCGGGGCCTGGTGGTGTAAGAGCCCTCTATGATATAGAACCTAATGGGTACTTTCACTGGTAAATGAAACCAGAAGTCAGATGCAGTTCAGACACTGTTACAAAGCAGTTTTATTGAATTGTATTTCCCTGATTAAAAACCCTGTTAAAACAAACTATGCTGGAACAATGATAACCAGGGGGAAAACAAGTTGATAGAAAGGGGGCCCGGtcagtgttagattctgtccaagtttgatccatgaacaaaataaatgcaatcggaagtcaggggagatccatctttattcagcatgagtctatgatgttttccttaggtttctcatttctctctctccaatgattacaaagtggacacagtatttatgccccagcacatccccaccaatatctggctgtcttctgttgtggaaatttcttaatacagtgtattttttactgattaaaggactaagtccctctgtttagatagatagatgaatgtgagggttctggcatttgcttagggggcatcattgactggtgtcagctgatgaaagggttactctttatctccttatctgtttgaactcaccagggcatctattgtctgtccagatactgtaagaactctttaagttgaagaaggtatttatggcgggaaggagagctgtccttggtgtgaacctTTGGGTAAACGCTACAGTAAACATTCTGGCAGgagggataaggtgggggaagatagcatttgacgtgtgttatagaacaaagggaatgtgtcctgattgatctggaatgtccaggatttgtcacacccctctcctgtctttaaatactgtcgattgcctgttttcatttagaaactatccaccgttactttgtaacctgtatactttctccttgcaagtttcattaaaaccgtttattgcgcaattgatttctcctgtcttacctaccattttcgtacaactatttggattttagaaattgccatcacaatttgggggcacgtccggggtcctaatcctgatcggttcgagTCTTTTTCCACAGCAGGTTTACCGTGCACGGCCTGAGAACAATCTCTGGACTCTATTATCCTCCTAATAGGCTATCCTGTGAGGAGTTGAGAGAGAGTACCTGACTGGAGCTGAGACTCGTGCtggatcagtacaggtttcctgcggataTTGTATTTGGAGGTAATAACGCAATTcggtttaaaaacttaaagttggactttatagtttaaaatctgcagttaaaggttggaccttttataatatctcatttgtgggctgacgagcttgacttcgctttctggtcgGTTGAGAtaaactagatttactgggtaaatcggGAACATGGGAAAGTGcggcagtaaaccattgaaCGTCCCTCATAGTTACGTTGGCCCGGCTGAGGTAATGAAggataagtatggtgtttggacatgtgaacaattgtaCCTctggcagctttagccaaagacagttgcatgggttgaaagagaagttggaggaatacgagctggggaaaattaagaaaatacagaaggggAGACGGAAAGtagattggaaagcttatggtatgtggaaagaagagactgataaaagatttaggcagagtagtgtagggactattgatcaatgtgttctggctcCTCTTACTAAGGTTGATGTGGATCTGGATTGCCCTCCGTCTGGCCGCCCTCCTTCATATTCTGCTGCCTCACCACGAAGGTCCACAGCAGATCCTGAACCACAAGAAGAAAAGTCGCCGGAAATGTCGCGAGATAGTCCCACTCCTGTTCGGGAGACTTATCCTGCACTCGCGGCCGACTTTTGTGCGACATCCCCAATTGCCTGGAGAACCAGGAGCGTCACGTCGTCTGGGAAGCCTGAAGGCCACTTCCCGATGGTAGAAGTTGCTAATCCATCCGTGGGAGGTGACGTACAGGGGCCCCCTACTATTTTCGTTTACCGGCCATGGTCGCCTGCCGACCTTAAAGACGTGGCCGCCTCACTACCCAACCCGGAAttggaaggaggagaagaattcAATCGTGTTTTTCTCCAGATGATTGAACAATATAGACCAAATATAGTGGAAATCGAAATGGTCATGATGAAAGCCTTACAGCTCAGATGGGGAagggtgaaaggagactggCCCGTGCAGAATGGCCCGTATAATTGGGGTGCTGGTTCTCAATACAGGATAACCATCATGGCGCTGTGTGGACGGATAGGTGCCTTTTTCCCGAGACGGATGAACTGGGAGAAAATTTCTGTCTGCAAACAGAAGCTGGGGGAAAGAGTCACAGACTATCGTAATAGACTTGAGAAAGAATTTGAAATTCACAGCGGGATGGGCAAAAAACCAGACGGGGCTAATGATtctccctgggaacaacagtgtAAGATAAGACTGGTGGCTGGGTTGCTCCCAGATTTGCGGAAACATTTCAAAGAGCACTGCGTGGCCTTGGACGAGGGCCGCATGGAAATCGTTTGGCCGTATATCAAGCACGCCGAAAGAGTCTACGAGGACCAAGAAGATAAGAAAAAAGACGACAGGGAGAAACGCGAAGCGAAACTACAGATGGCCCAAATAGGTTTCTACAAAGGCTATGACCAGAGAGGCCGAGGACGTGGTAGAGCTAGAGGTCGGGCACCGATTCGAGGCGGAGGACGAGGTTATGTTAACCGCTCAAATTCGGACAATGCCTGCCTCCGTTGCGGTTCCCTTGAACATTGGGTTCGCGATTGTCCTGAAAAAGACCCAAGAGAGGATGGACGAATGAATAGGGACAATTTTAATTCCGGTGGATTTACGGTGAACAACCCAAGAGCGCATAGGACTGGAAATTACCAGGGTGAGGGGTATTGACGGTCAGGCGGGGCGGTCCAGAGCACATCAGCCGGTAAGATCGACCCATTACATGACCCCGCacatattgatgttatgcagacacttaatgtacaagccTTTAGAGAGAAAGTAGAGTATCAGGTTAAACCCACgatgtttcttacaattaatggtaaacagataGAATTTTTGGTTGACTCCGGAGcgggatattctgtccttagagcccaggaatgggaCCCGCTTCCAAAATTAAGtggtagaactataattacAGTAGGGGCTAGTGGGGGACAGACCACTGAGCGATTTACAACCCCTCTGTCGGTTGTAGACGACGAGGGTAAGCATTATCCAaaacattcatttctgttttccaattgttgtccagttaatttgttagctagggatttgatgacacagttagggatcacactagaatgttcagacaaaggcatgcgaattaaacatactgttttgCAAGCGGTTCAAAATAGTGTTCAgtctgttgattattgttattcatgggatttagaaAGAACAGGGCATAGAGCGgtttcacatgagttggtaaataaggCGATGAATAGAGTAGACACTGGTTTGGCTTTGTTTATGGATGTGAGTGACTTGCGTTGCTCGGCGAaggtttcagaaagtcaggatgttggttttgagaaggTGTGGTTTGATAatggtaaaagtgattttttggcaggtgaatatgtatactggtctttGGGGGGGTTTTGTGCCTGGTCTGTGCGGAATGCGAGAGAGGTGTCTCGTTTTTTTGATATGGAGGGTTCAGACCCCCATGTTCCCCttgctaaacctgtgtttggcaCATGGGATAGCCTGGGTCCTTGGGTGAAGGGGTGCAATACAGtagtggactgggtcccttgtcacatggtTGGAGTGGAATTTTCCGCGGCAGCCCAGGCctatagagagaggtttgggtgcaccgttttgggtaaacgggaagtacatcttatGCCGCATGAGGACTGGGTCCGccaggtctgtgcagtccaggtggctgctacagatcctaggttagtggaagttccaccctccttgtgggcacagcataaatatgatgttgggttaattaacaatgcacaacctcttgtagttacacctagaggaccccatagaccatgccaggctcaatatCCACTGAAAGCGgaggctattgaagggatagctcccgtgtttaaagcattgttagaaAAAGGCATAATTGTTTCATGTCCAAGCAGCCCCTGTCGCACTCCTATTTTTCCAGTTAAGAAAGCCAAGGTTGCTGGACAACCTGTGGCGTGGtgatttgtacaagatcttaaaaaagttaatgaagCAGTTTATGCGCGCGCACCgattgtacctgatccatatacGATTATGACTCAGGTTCCGAGCAATAGTAATTTTTTCTCAGTGGTTGACCTAGCTCGCATTTGAATTTTCAGGCCAATTATACACGTGGACGAGATTACCtctgtgctgttgttacagtacttggccttgcaaggtcataaagccagtttgaataaattgcagtttgtccagaaggaggttatttttctgggccataaactTACACCGGAGGGTAAATGTCTCAGCACAGATAGAATAGAAGCAATTGTTGGTATCCCAAAACCTCTTACTAAAACTCAACTCCTGTCctttctgggcatgacaggtttctgtaggcaatgggttcctgaatatgccCGTTTGGTACAGCCCTTGCAGGATATGGCCTATGGCCAGAAGCTTGCTTCACATGATAGGGTTGTGTGGACTCCTGAGGGGGATGATTCCTTTACTTCTCTGAAACAGGCCCTAACTACCTCTCCTACTTTAGGGCTCCCCGATCCTAAAAAGAAGTTTATccaagcagtgtgtgaaaaggaCGGTTATATGTCCTCTgtcttaatgcagaaacatgggGATAAGCTGAggccaattgcatacttttcttctaaattggatgctgtagcacaaggccttccctattgtctgaaggctgtggcagcggcGGCTGATGCTGTTCTGCGTTCACGAcctctggtgtgttatcagcCGCTTGAGCTACGGGTTCCTCATTCTGTTGCCTCTATTttgttggaacacaagactagtcATCTGTCTGGGGCTAGGTTTCTACATTACCATAACATTTTGCTGTCATTGCCCCATCTCACTGTTGTAAGGAGTCCTGTTTTAAATCCGGCCACTTTCCTCCCTACGGAGGTGGATGGTGAGCCGCATGACTGCCTTGCTGctattaaccaacagtgtaccccTCGTGATGACTTGTCTGATGTACCTCTGCCGAAttgtgatcttgttttttatgttgatgggtctgcCAGTAAATCTCCTATTTCCACTGTTAATCATGTtggttatgccattgtcacGGATCATGATGTGATAGAGGGTCACAGACTGCCACATCACCTCTCCGCTCAAGCAGCGGAGCTGTTTGCTCTCACTCGAGCTTGCATTCTGGCTGAGAGTCtaagtgttaccatttacacgGACAGTAGATATGCCTTTGGTGTTGTACATGATTTCGGTACGTTGTGGAAAATGCGGGGGTTTATTACGTCTACTGGTACTCAGATCCAACATGGGCAACTTATTCGTAACCTGTTAGAAGCTGTCCTGTTACCTAGGGAAGTGGCGatatgtaaatgtgaggcccatactactggcagagatgttgtttcccTTGGGAATCGCAGAGCAGATGCGGCTGCCAAAGCTGCTGCCCAGGCCCCTCCTCATTCTGCTCTGCAGATGACCCATCTGACCCCCACGGTTTCCCTCTCTGATCTTGTTGAAGTGCAATCTCAGGCTTCACCTAAGGAGAGAACCGCCTGGAGAAAGGCGGGGGCGTCTTATGTAAATACGGTTTGGATTGGTCCTAACGGTAACCCCTGTTTGCCTAAATGTCTTTTCCACTTCTATGCGGTGCTCTCACATGGCAGAGATcacgcttcaaaaggggggatggtgaatattgtaaataagtattggtacacacagggctttacgaattatgctcaacatttttgttcaaaatgcctagtgtgtttgaggtttaatatagggcggggacaagcagttccccagtccagccatcctcccCCTGATGGCCCATTTGACCATGTGATGATGGATTTCATTGAGTTAAACC from Esox lucius isolate fEsoLuc1 chromosome 24, fEsoLuc1.pri, whole genome shotgun sequence carries:
- the LOC117593887 gene encoding uncharacterized protein LOC117593887, whose protein sequence is MTGFCRQWVPEYARLVQPLQDMAYGQKLASHDRVVWTPEGDDSFTSLKQALTTSPTLGLPDPKKKFIQAVCEKDGYMSSVLMQKHGDKLRPIAYFSSKLDAVAQGLPYCLKAVAAAADAVLRSRPLVCYQPLELRVPHSVASILLEHKTSHLSGARFLHYHNILLSLPHLTVVRSPVLNPATFLPTEVDGEPHDCLAAINQQCTPRDDLSDVPLPNCDLVFYVDGSASKSPISTVNHVGYAIVTDHDVIEGHRLPHHLSAQAAELFALTRACILAESLSVTIYTDSRYAFGVVHDFGTLWKMRGFITSTGTQIQHGQLIRNLLEAVLLPREVAICKCEAHTTGRDVVSLGNRRADAAAKAAAQAPPHSALQMTHLTPTVSLSDLVEVQSQASPKERTAWRKAGASYVEML